A window of Candidatus Pantoea floridensis contains these coding sequences:
- the fkpA gene encoding FKBP-type peptidyl-prolyl cis-trans isomerase, protein MKSLFKVTLLATTMAVALNAPLAMAAETAAAPAADAAQAAPQAPKNAAFKNEDQQSAYALGASLGRYMDNSLKEQEKLGIKLDKDQLIAGVQDAFGGKSKLSDQEIEQTLQAFEGRVKGAAQEKMEKDAKENADKGSAYADKFAKEKGVKKTESGLLYQVEKEGTGNAPKDSDTVVVNYKGTLIDGTEFDNSYTRGEPLSFRLDGVIPGWTEGLKHVKKGGKIKLVIPPNLAYGKNGVPGIPANSTLVFDVELLDIKPAPKADEKAQAPVAADQKAQ, encoded by the coding sequence ATGAAATCACTGTTTAAAGTCACATTGTTAGCTACCACCATGGCTGTCGCGCTGAATGCACCGCTGGCTATGGCAGCAGAAACTGCCGCAGCTCCAGCAGCAGATGCTGCACAGGCCGCGCCGCAAGCACCAAAAAATGCTGCTTTCAAAAATGAAGACCAGCAGTCAGCTTACGCGCTGGGCGCTTCCCTTGGTCGCTACATGGACAACTCTCTGAAGGAACAAGAGAAACTGGGCATCAAGCTGGATAAAGATCAGTTGATCGCAGGTGTTCAGGACGCATTTGGTGGCAAAAGCAAACTCTCTGATCAAGAGATCGAGCAAACCCTGCAGGCCTTCGAGGGTCGCGTAAAAGGCGCCGCTCAAGAGAAGATGGAAAAAGATGCGAAAGAGAACGCAGATAAGGGTTCAGCTTACGCAGATAAATTTGCCAAAGAAAAAGGCGTGAAGAAAACCGAATCTGGCCTGCTGTATCAGGTAGAGAAAGAAGGTACCGGTAACGCGCCAAAAGACAGCGACACTGTCGTAGTAAACTACAAGGGTACGCTGATTGACGGTACTGAGTTCGATAACTCTTATACCCGTGGCGAGCCGCTGTCGTTCCGTCTGGATGGTGTGATTCCTGGCTGGACCGAAGGTCTGAAGCACGTGAAGAAAGGCGGCAAAATCAAGCTGGTGATCCCACCGAATCTGGCTTATGGCAAAAATGGCGTTCCGGGTATTCCGGCAAACTCCACGCTGGTGTTCGATGTTGAGCTGCTCGACATCAAACCGGCGCCGAAAGCCGACGAGAAAGCGCAGGCTCCGGTCGCAGCCGATCAGAAAGCGCAGTAA
- a CDS encoding helix-turn-helix transcriptional regulator, producing the protein MSNPFNPGELTDFDLLEQRPFEQADFDILKSYEAVVDGLAMLIGSHCEIVLHSLEDLKCSAVRIANGEHTGRKVGSPITDLALRMLHDMHGADSNVSRAYFTRAKSGVLMKSVTIAIRNRQQRVIGLLCINMNLDVPFSQIMSTFMPPEMQQVDSNVNFASSVEDLVMQTLEFAIEEVSADRNVSNNAKNRQIVLNMYEKGIFDIKDAINQVADRLNISKHTVYLYIRQFKSGDFQGQDR; encoded by the coding sequence ATGTCTAATCCATTCAATCCCGGTGAACTGACTGACTTCGATTTACTGGAGCAGCGTCCGTTCGAGCAAGCCGATTTCGATATCCTCAAATCTTACGAAGCCGTTGTTGATGGCCTTGCGATGCTGATTGGCTCGCACTGTGAAATCGTGCTGCATTCTCTGGAAGATTTGAAATGTTCAGCCGTGCGCATCGCTAACGGTGAACACACCGGTCGCAAGGTGGGCTCGCCGATTACCGATTTGGCACTGCGTATGCTGCACGATATGCATGGCGCAGACAGCAATGTTTCCAGAGCCTACTTCACACGCGCGAAAAGCGGCGTGCTGATGAAATCGGTCACCATTGCAATTCGTAATCGTCAACAGCGCGTGATTGGCCTGCTGTGTATCAACATGAACCTTGACGTGCCGTTCTCGCAGATTATGTCGACCTTTATGCCACCGGAAATGCAGCAGGTTGATTCCAACGTTAATTTTGCCAGTTCGGTAGAAGACCTGGTCATGCAAACGCTAGAGTTCGCGATTGAAGAAGTGAGCGCTGACCGTAACGTCTCTAACAATGCGAAGAATCGCCAGATCGTGCTCAATATGTATGAAAAGGGCATTTTCGATATTAAAGATGCGATTAACCAAGTTGCCGATCGCCTCAATATCTCGAAGCATACGGTTTACCTCTATATCCGCCAGTTCAAAAGCGGTGATTTTCAGGGGCAGGATCGCTAA
- the tusD gene encoding sulfurtransferase complex subunit TusD, whose translation MRYTLLVTGPAYGTQHASSALLFARALVQAGHQLESVFFYREGVLNANQLSAPASDEVDMVREWQQLSTERGTALNICVAAALRRGVTDAQEATRLQLPGSNLQPGFELSGLGALAEAALRCDRLVQF comes from the coding sequence ATGCGCTACACCTTGCTGGTTACCGGACCAGCCTACGGCACCCAACATGCCAGCAGTGCGTTGCTGTTTGCACGTGCGCTGGTGCAGGCTGGGCATCAGCTTGAGAGCGTGTTCTTCTATCGCGAAGGCGTGTTGAACGCCAACCAGTTGAGTGCACCAGCCAGCGATGAGGTCGATATGGTGCGTGAATGGCAGCAGCTGAGTACTGAAAGGGGTACCGCACTGAATATCTGCGTAGCGGCCGCGTTGCGCCGTGGTGTAACCGATGCGCAGGAGGCGACGCGCCTGCAACTGCCGGGCAGTAATTTGCAGCCGGGATTTGAACTGAGCGGTTTGGGTGCCCTGGCGGAAGCCGCGCTTCGCTGCGATCGGCTGGTGCAATTCTGA
- the tusC gene encoding sulfurtransferase complex subunit TusC, producing MNRVAFLFTQAPHGSSAGREGLDAVLATGALSEDIGLFFVGDGVMQLNPGQQPEQILARNYIATFGVLALYDIDQCYVCADSLQARGQSLTAERVLAAEVLDAAALRAKLATYHRIIRF from the coding sequence ATGAACCGTGTCGCTTTTCTCTTTACTCAGGCTCCGCACGGCAGTAGCGCCGGCAGGGAAGGGCTTGATGCTGTGTTGGCCACAGGTGCGTTAAGTGAAGACATCGGCCTGTTCTTTGTCGGTGATGGGGTAATGCAACTGAATCCTGGTCAGCAGCCCGAGCAGATACTGGCGCGCAACTATATCGCCACTTTTGGCGTACTGGCGCTGTACGATATTGACCAGTGTTATGTTTGTGCTGATTCGCTGCAGGCGCGTGGACAAAGTCTGACTGCGGAGCGCGTGCTGGCCGCTGAGGTGCTGGACGCCGCAGCGCTTCGCGCGAAGCTTGCTACTTATCATCGTATTATTCGATTCTGA
- the tusB gene encoding sulfurtransferase complex subunit TusB: MLFTLLQSPWQCDIDSLLLLLQEGDDLLLLQDGVTAALAGSQMLVKLNATPAMLWVLEEDVVARGLVEQISTKVARLDYTGFVALTAKHQQQVAW, translated from the coding sequence ATGCTCTTCACGCTGCTGCAATCTCCCTGGCAATGCGACATTGATAGCCTGCTGCTGCTATTACAGGAAGGTGACGATCTGCTTTTATTGCAGGATGGCGTGACTGCGGCTCTTGCAGGCAGCCAGATGTTAGTCAAGCTCAATGCCACGCCGGCCATGCTATGGGTGTTAGAAGAAGATGTGGTGGCGCGCGGCCTGGTTGAGCAAATTTCGACCAAAGTAGCACGTTTGGACTATACTGGTTTCGTTGCCTTGACAGCGAAGCATCAACAACAAGTGGCCTGGTAA
- the rpsL gene encoding 30S ribosomal protein S12, translated as MATVNQLVRKPRVRKVAKSNVPALEACPQKRGVCTRVYTTTPKKPNSALRKVCRVRLTNGFEVTSYIGGEGHNLQEHSVILIRGGRVKDLPGVRYHTVRGALDCSGVKDRKQSRSKYGVKKPKA; from the coding sequence ATGGCAACAGTTAACCAGCTGGTTCGCAAACCACGCGTACGCAAAGTTGCAAAGAGCAACGTGCCTGCGCTGGAAGCTTGCCCGCAGAAACGTGGTGTTTGTACTCGTGTGTACACCACCACCCCTAAAAAACCAAACTCAGCACTGCGTAAAGTTTGCCGTGTGCGTTTGACTAACGGTTTTGAAGTTACCTCCTATATCGGCGGTGAAGGTCATAACCTGCAGGAGCACTCCGTGATCCTGATCCGTGGCGGTCGTGTTAAAGACTTGCCAGGTGTGCGTTACCACACCGTTCGTGGCGCGCTGGACTGCTCAGGTGTTAAAGACCGTAAGCAGTCACGCTCCAAATACGGCGTGAAGAAGCCAAAGGCTTAA
- the rpsG gene encoding 30S ribosomal protein S7 — protein MPRRRVIGQRKILPDPKFGSELLAKFVNILMVDGKKSTAESIVYTALDTLAQRAGKDGLEAFEVALENVRPTVEVKSRRVGGSTYQVPVEVRPVRRNALAMRWIVEAARKRGDKSMALRLANELSDAAENKGTAVKKREDVHRMAEANKAFAHYRW, from the coding sequence ATGCCACGTCGTCGCGTCATTGGTCAGCGTAAAATTCTGCCGGATCCTAAGTTCGGATCAGAGCTGCTGGCTAAATTTGTAAATATCCTGATGGTAGATGGTAAAAAATCTACTGCTGAATCTATCGTCTATACCGCGCTTGATACCCTGGCTCAACGCGCTGGTAAAGATGGCCTGGAAGCGTTCGAGGTTGCTCTCGAAAACGTGCGTCCGACTGTCGAAGTTAAGTCACGTCGCGTTGGTGGTTCTACCTACCAGGTTCCAGTTGAAGTCCGTCCGGTTCGTCGTAATGCCCTGGCAATGCGTTGGATCGTAGAAGCTGCTCGTAAACGCGGTGATAAATCTATGGCTCTCCGCCTGGCGAACGAACTTTCTGATGCTGCAGAAAACAAAGGTACTGCAGTTAAGAAACGTGAAGACGTTCACCGCATGGCAGAAGCCAACAAGGCGTTCGCACACTACCGCTGGTAA
- the fusA gene encoding elongation factor G, with the protein MARKTPIERYRNIGISAHIDAGKTTTTERVLFYTGVNHKIGEVHDGAATMDWMEQEQERGITITSAATTCYWSGMAKQFEPHHVNIIDTPGHVDFTIEVERSMRVLDGAVMVYCAVGGVQPQSETVWRQANKYKVPRIAFVNKMDRMGANFLKVVGQMKDRLGANPVPLQLAIGAEEKFTGVVDLVKMKAINWNDADQGVTFVYEDIPADMQELAEEWRAKLVEAAAEGSDELMDKFFGGEELTEEEIKTSLRKRVLNNEIILVTCGSAFKNKGVQAMLDAVVEYLPAPTDVTAINGMLDDGKDTPAERHSDDNEPFAALAFKIATDPFVGNLTFFRVYSGVVNTGDTVFNPVKSNRERLGRIVQMHANKREEIKEVRAGDIAAAIGLKDVTTGDTLCDPDNVIILERMEFPEPVISIAVEPKTKADQEKMGLALGRLAKEDPSFRVWTDEESNQTIIAGMGELHLDIIVDRMKREFNVEANVGKPQVAYREAIRTKVTDIEGKHAKQSGGRGQYGHVVIDMYPLEPGVNPKGYEFVNDIKGGVIPTEYIPAVDKGIQEQLKSGPLAGYPVVDLGVRLHFGSYHDVDSSELAFKLAASLAFKDGFKKAQPVLLEPIMKVEVETPEENTGDVIGDLSRRRGMLKGQESNATGVQIHAEVPLSEMFGYATQLRSLTKGRASYSMEFLKYDDAPNNVAQAVIEARSK; encoded by the coding sequence ATGGCTCGTAAAACACCCATTGAGCGCTACCGTAACATCGGTATCAGTGCGCACATCGACGCCGGTAAGACTACAACTACCGAACGCGTTCTGTTCTACACCGGTGTAAACCACAAAATCGGTGAAGTTCATGACGGCGCAGCAACCATGGACTGGATGGAGCAGGAGCAGGAACGTGGTATTACCATTACCTCTGCTGCGACTACCTGTTACTGGTCTGGTATGGCTAAGCAGTTTGAACCACACCACGTAAACATCATCGACACCCCGGGACACGTTGACTTCACCATCGAAGTTGAGCGTTCTATGCGTGTGCTTGATGGCGCAGTAATGGTTTACTGTGCAGTTGGTGGCGTTCAGCCACAGTCTGAGACCGTATGGCGCCAGGCTAACAAATATAAAGTTCCACGCATTGCGTTCGTTAACAAAATGGACCGCATGGGTGCTAACTTCCTGAAAGTTGTTGGTCAGATGAAGGATCGCTTGGGTGCAAACCCAGTTCCACTTCAGCTGGCTATCGGCGCAGAAGAGAAATTCACCGGTGTTGTTGACCTGGTGAAAATGAAAGCTATTAACTGGAACGATGCCGATCAGGGCGTCACCTTCGTTTACGAAGATATCCCAGCGGATATGCAGGAACTGGCCGAAGAATGGCGTGCAAAACTGGTTGAAGCTGCAGCTGAAGGCTCTGATGAGTTGATGGATAAATTCTTTGGTGGCGAAGAGCTGACTGAAGAAGAGATCAAAACTTCTCTGCGTAAGCGCGTGCTGAACAACGAAATCATCCTGGTAACCTGTGGTTCTGCATTTAAGAACAAAGGTGTTCAGGCGATGCTGGATGCGGTTGTTGAATACCTGCCAGCACCGACTGACGTTACCGCGATTAACGGTATGCTGGACGACGGTAAAGACACTCCGGCTGAACGTCACTCTGATGACAATGAGCCGTTTGCTGCACTGGCGTTTAAAATCGCTACCGACCCGTTTGTAGGTAACCTGACCTTCTTCCGCGTTTACTCTGGTGTGGTTAACACTGGTGACACCGTGTTCAACCCGGTTAAGTCAAACCGCGAACGTCTGGGCCGTATCGTACAGATGCACGCCAACAAACGTGAAGAGATCAAAGAAGTTCGTGCGGGCGATATCGCTGCGGCGATCGGCTTGAAAGACGTGACCACTGGTGACACCCTGTGTGATCCAGACAACGTCATCATTCTTGAGCGCATGGAATTCCCTGAGCCAGTAATCTCTATCGCTGTTGAGCCAAAAACCAAAGCTGACCAGGAAAAAATGGGTCTTGCTCTGGGCCGTCTGGCTAAAGAAGATCCATCATTCCGCGTATGGACTGATGAAGAATCTAACCAGACCATCATCGCCGGTATGGGTGAGCTGCACCTCGACATCATCGTTGACCGCATGAAGCGTGAATTCAACGTTGAAGCGAACGTCGGTAAACCTCAGGTAGCTTATCGCGAAGCGATTCGTACTAAAGTTACCGATATCGAAGGTAAACACGCCAAGCAGTCTGGTGGTCGTGGTCAGTACGGTCATGTTGTTATCGACATGTACCCGCTGGAACCAGGTGTGAACCCGAAAGGTTACGAATTTGTCAACGATATCAAGGGCGGTGTGATTCCAACTGAATACATCCCTGCGGTTGATAAAGGTATCCAGGAGCAGCTGAAATCAGGTCCACTGGCTGGTTATCCGGTAGTTGATCTGGGTGTTCGTCTGCACTTCGGTTCATACCATGATGTCGACTCCTCTGAGCTGGCGTTTAAACTGGCCGCTTCTTTGGCCTTTAAAGATGGCTTTAAGAAAGCGCAGCCTGTTCTGCTTGAGCCAATCATGAAGGTTGAAGTAGAGACTCCGGAAGAGAACACCGGTGACGTTATCGGTGACCTTAGCCGTCGTCGTGGTATGCTCAAAGGACAGGAATCTAACGCTACTGGCGTTCAGATCCATGCTGAAGTTCCGCTGTCTGAAATGTTCGGATATGCAACCCAGCTGCGTTCTCTGACCAAAGGCCGTGCTTCTTACTCCATGGAGTTCCTGAAGTACGATGATGCGCCGAACAACGTCGCTCAGGCCGTTATTGAAGCTCGTAGCAAATAA